From Tripterygium wilfordii isolate XIE 37 chromosome 16, ASM1340144v1, whole genome shotgun sequence, one genomic window encodes:
- the LOC119980312 gene encoding DNA mismatch repair protein MSH4 isoform X5, with protein sequence MIPWLSSFLLTNWHLMVVMTRGCFDDTKGAVLIKNLAAKEPSALGLDTYYKQYYLCLAAAAATIKWTEAEKGVIVTNNSLLVTFNGSFDHMNIDATSVQNLEIIEPLHPTLWGTTNKKRSLFHMLKTTKTIGGTRLLRANLLQPLKDIETINTRLDCLDELMSNEQLFFGLSQVLRKFPKETDRVLCHFCFKPKRVTSEVVGADYARKSQVLISSIILLKTALDALPLLSKVLKDAKCFLLANVYKKVCQNETYASIRKRIGDFIDEDVLHARVPFVARTQQCFALRAGIDGLLDIARRTFCDTSEAIHNLANKYHEEFKLPNLKLPFNNRQGFYFSIPQKDIQGKLPSKFIQVLKHGNNVHCSTLELASLNVRNKSAAAECYVRTEVCLEELLDAIREDVSALTLLAEVLCLLDMIVNSFAHIISTKPVDRYTRPEFTNDGPLAIDAGRHPILESIHNEFVPNNIFLSEASNMLIVMGPNMSGKSTYLQQVCLVVILAQIGSYVPARFSTIRIVDRIFTRMGTVDNLESNSSTFMTEMRETAFVMQNASQRSLIVMDELGRATSSSDGFAISWSCCEYLLSLKAYTIFATHMENLSELATIYPNVKTLHFHVDLHNNRLDFKFQLKDGPRHIPHYGLLLAEVAGLPHSVTEKAKSITARIIEKELKRMEVNCQQYEQIQTVYRVAQQLMCLKYSSQDKGSIREALQNLKESYLNNRL encoded by the exons ATGATCCCATGGTTATCATCGTTTCTCCTAACAAACTGGCACCTGATG GTTGTTATGACCCGAGGCTGCTTTGATGACACCAAG GGTGCCGTGCTGATTAAAAATCTAGCTGCAAAAGAGCCTTCAGCGCTTGGTTTGGATACTTACTACAAGCAGTATTATCTCTGCTTGGCGGCTGCTGCAGCCACCATTAAGTG GACTGAAGCAGAGAAAGGGGTGATTGTTACGAATAATTCACTGTTG GTTACTTTCAATGGATCATTTGATCACATGAATATTGATGCTACAAG TGTCCAAAACTTGGAAATTATAGAGCCACTACATCCTACCCTGTGGGGTACAACCAACAAGAAAAGAAGTCTGTTCCATATGCTCAAGACAACAAAAACCATTGGAGG GACTAGACTTCTTCGTGCCAATCTGTTGCAGCCTTTAAAAGATATCGAAACTATCAATACTCGTCTCGACTGCCTG GATGAATTGATGAGCAATGAACAGTTATTCTTTGGCCTCTCTCAGGTTCTGCGCAAGTTTCCTAAAGAGACTG ATAGGGTACTTTGTCACTTCTGCTTCAAGCCAAAGAGAGTAACAAGTGAGGTTGTGGGTGCTGATTATGCGAGAAAGAGCCAAGTGTTGATATCAAGCATAATTTTACTGAAAACTGCTTTAGATGCCTTACCTTTGCTTTCAAAG GTGCTCAAGGATGCAAAATGTTTTCTTCTTGCAAATGTTTACAAGAAAGTATGCCAGAATGAAACATATGCTTCTATTAGGAAGAG GATTGGAGATTTCATTGATGAAGATGTGCTTCATGCACGTGTTCCTTTTGTTGCTAGAACACAACAGTGTTTCGCTCTCAGGGCTGGAATTGATGGACTACTTGATATTGCACGGAGAACATTTTGTGATACCAGCGAAG CTATACATAATCTCGCAAACAAGTACCATGAAGAATTTAAGCTGCCAAATCTGAAACTCCCATTTAACAATAGGCAAGGTTTTTATTTTAGCATTCCACAGAAAGACATTCAAGGAAAGCTTCCTAGCAAGTTTATTCAG GTTTTGAAGCATGGGAACAATGTACATTGCTCAACTTTAGAACTTGCTTCC CTGAATGTAAGAAATAAGTCTGCAGCTGCGGAGTGCTATGTAAGGACTGAAGTTTGTCTGGAAG AACTATTAGATGCCATTAGAGAGGATGTTTCTGCACTCACACTTCTTGCAGAGGTTTTATGCCTTTTAGATATGATTGTTAATTCATTTGCTCATATAATTTCGACCAAGCcggtggaccgttatactagaCCAGAGTTTACAA ATGATGGGCCATTGGCAATAGATGCTGGGAGGCACCCGATCCTTGAAAGCATACACAATGAGTTTGTC CCTAACAATATCTTTCTCTCGGAAGCATCAAACATGTTGATTGTCATGGGCCCGAACAT GAGTGGTAAAAGCACTTATCTTCAGCAAGTTTGTCTTGTAGTCATCCTTGCTCAAATTGGATCTTATGTTCCAGCTCGGTTCTCAACAATAAGAATAGTCGATCGCATATTTACAAGGATGGGTACAGTTGATAATCTCGAGTCAAATTCCAGTACG TTTATGACAGAGATGAGAGAGACAGCTTTTGTCATGCAGAATGCCTCCCAAAG GAGTTTGATTGTTATGGATGAACTTGGGAGAGCTACTTCTTCTTCCGATGGATTTGCAATTTCTTGGAGCTGCTGCGAGTATCTGTTATCACTCAAAGC ATATACTATATTTGCCACTCACATGGAGAACCTATCAGAACTAGCAACAATCTACCCCAATGTGAAGACTCTTCATTTTCATGTTGACTTGCATAACAACCGCTTAGATTTCAAG TTTCAACTCAAGGATGGACCGAGACATATACCGCACTACGGTCTTCTGTTAGCAGAAGTGGCAGGATTACCTCACTCTGTGACAGAAAAGGCCAAAAGTATCACAGCAAGGATAATTGAAAAG GAACTGAAAAGAATGGAGGTAAACTGTCAGCAATATGAGCAGATCCAGACGGTGTACCGTGTTGCTCAGCAGCTAATGTGCCTAAAGTATTCCAGCCAAGACAAGGGCTCAATTCGAGAAGCATTGCAGAATCTAAAGGAGAGCTACTTAAATAATAGGCTTTAA